The following proteins come from a genomic window of Flavobacteriaceae bacterium MAR_2010_188:
- a CDS encoding type IX secretion system membrane protein, PorP/SprF family, whose protein sequence is MKEVLLYIVLFFCITQQLHSQEDGVVAFDVPARNSLRYNRFIINPTFSFVRESNKYIALNNKRQWTQFEDNPNTYLFSYSGRQNENMGIGIGLFQQNYGVLTTFGGVLNYAYNVALARESNLTFGLNAGFYQSTIDDGNIITNLPDPSLANIEKSSLITINPAINYGVGQFDFGLSVNNAVLYNLKASEMVQDNPEQSFQGQLMFTGYMNSPGFFDESKFSTLVISEFKTDKTVLSGLLMLMVPKGIWAQAGYNTLYGITGGLGLNITPQIAIEYNFEKSIGMLDAFGSSHDITLAYKFKSTEKFYYAEEDEELALLSTSGNNRRKPKQSNLSQERKETIAANRKATAEADKQAKLESKDVAVKEEKAAALEAEKLKIAREQELAQAKLDADAKQKEQQLAQQEAKKQREAELQLAQNQKAEEAAQKAEQEKIAAAKAKQLEADKIAEAQAQAKAKAIADTKEKVRLEKEAIDKANAEAEAKKLAEVEAQNKLKLAEEQRAIAAQQEIERLETEALKLAEAEAKAKAAELAEAEEKARELAAAEAKAKLVPKDETTKSLISLAEVTETNDSVQQSLLTQFEETVDSRRQDLNDLKEENDLGDQGIFSEPKPFKSITEENNKLMALKTQLETNIKIQDDRIKELQKLYDERFELYPVELDEINLTYKNNIEKLKANQLKAIQAKSKLEVSLKEIEAATDFERKRRIKRASYDDETDRYNKDRATLNYLLNSTPLASTPPTEKDFDFGEVRNDIQILKNVNNIESGYYMVVAIHQDIADRDEFLKKVIESGRRDINFFYDLKTSKYYIYYEKFTDIASAERALQNKGNRAYNGKMSMVKIEN, encoded by the coding sequence GTGAAAGAAGTACTACTATATATAGTTCTATTTTTCTGTATTACACAGCAACTCCATTCTCAAGAAGATGGAGTCGTTGCGTTTGATGTGCCTGCTAGAAATTCATTACGTTATAATCGGTTTATCATTAACCCAACTTTCAGCTTTGTTAGGGAATCCAATAAATATATCGCATTAAATAATAAACGGCAGTGGACACAGTTTGAAGATAATCCCAACACCTATTTATTTAGCTATTCGGGAAGACAAAATGAAAACATGGGAATCGGGATTGGACTTTTTCAACAAAATTATGGGGTCTTAACCACCTTTGGTGGCGTTTTAAATTATGCTTATAACGTGGCGTTAGCTCGTGAGAGCAATTTAACCTTTGGACTTAATGCGGGTTTTTATCAGAGCACCATAGACGACGGCAATATTATTACAAATCTGCCTGACCCTTCTCTTGCCAATATTGAAAAGAGCTCTCTAATAACCATAAACCCAGCTATAAATTATGGTGTTGGACAATTTGATTTTGGATTATCTGTAAACAACGCGGTTTTATATAATTTGAAGGCTTCAGAAATGGTTCAGGATAATCCGGAACAAAGCTTTCAAGGTCAACTTATGTTTACAGGTTATATGAATAGCCCAGGATTCTTCGACGAAAGCAAATTTTCGACTTTGGTTATTTCAGAATTTAAAACAGATAAGACCGTACTTTCCGGTCTATTGATGTTAATGGTACCCAAAGGAATTTGGGCTCAGGCAGGTTACAATACGCTTTATGGAATTACGGGCGGCTTAGGACTAAACATTACCCCACAGATTGCGATTGAATACAATTTTGAAAAGTCCATTGGTATGCTAGATGCTTTTGGAAGTTCTCATGATATCACTTTAGCTTATAAATTTAAGAGCACCGAGAAGTTTTATTATGCCGAAGAAGATGAAGAATTGGCATTGCTTTCAACCTCTGGAAATAATAGAAGAAAACCAAAACAATCTAATCTTAGCCAAGAGCGTAAAGAAACGATTGCAGCAAATAGAAAAGCTACGGCTGAAGCAGATAAACAAGCTAAGTTAGAATCTAAAGATGTTGCGGTTAAAGAGGAAAAAGCTGCGGCTCTTGAAGCTGAAAAACTTAAAATCGCAAGAGAACAAGAATTAGCCCAAGCGAAGTTAGATGCAGATGCAAAACAAAAAGAACAGCAACTAGCCCAGCAAGAAGCTAAAAAACAAAGAGAAGCCGAACTTCAATTAGCACAAAATCAAAAAGCAGAAGAAGCCGCCCAGAAAGCTGAGCAGGAAAAAATAGCAGCAGCTAAAGCTAAGCAGTTAGAAGCCGATAAAATTGCTGAAGCGCAAGCGCAGGCTAAGGCAAAAGCTATAGCCGATACAAAGGAAAAAGTAAGATTAGAGAAAGAAGCAATCGATAAAGCCAATGCGGAAGCAGAAGCTAAAAAACTAGCCGAAGTCGAAGCTCAAAATAAACTGAAGTTAGCAGAAGAACAAAGGGCAATTGCAGCTCAACAAGAAATAGAGCGTTTAGAAACTGAAGCTCTTAAACTAGCCGAGGCTGAAGCTAAAGCGAAGGCTGCAGAATTGGCTGAAGCTGAAGAAAAAGCAAGAGAACTTGCAGCAGCAGAAGCGAAAGCTAAACTGGTTCCTAAAGATGAAACCACTAAATCGTTAATCAGCCTTGCTGAGGTCACCGAAACAAATGATTCTGTTCAACAATCCTTATTGACTCAATTTGAAGAAACGGTTGATTCTAGAAGACAAGATTTAAATGATTTAAAAGAAGAAAATGATTTAGGAGATCAAGGGATTTTCTCTGAACCGAAACCTTTCAAGAGCATCACCGAAGAGAATAATAAGCTGATGGCTCTTAAAACACAATTAGAGACCAACATCAAAATTCAGGACGATAGAATTAAGGAATTGCAAAAGTTATATGATGAGAGATTTGAATTGTATCCGGTTGAACTAGATGAAATCAACCTAACCTATAAGAATAATATCGAGAAACTAAAAGCAAATCAGCTTAAAGCGATACAAGCTAAATCTAAATTAGAAGTTTCATTAAAGGAAATTGAGGCTGCCACAGATTTTGAAAGAAAACGAAGAATTAAGCGTGCATCCTATGATGATGAAACCGATAGATACAATAAAGATAGAGCGACCTTAAATTACCTACTAAATTCAACTCCTTTGGCATCTACGCCACCAACCGAGAAGGATTTTGATTTTGGAGAGGTTAGAAATGATATCCAGATTTTGAAGAATGTAAATAACATCGAAAGCGGATACTATATGGTAGTGGCAATTCACCAAGATATTGCTGATAGAGATGAATTCTTGAAGAAAGTAATCGAATCAGGAAGACGTGATATTAACTTCTTCTATGACCTAAAAACCAGTAAATACTATATCTATTATGAAAAATTCACGGATATAGCGAGTGCCGAACGTGCATTACAGAATAAAGGAAACCGAGCATATAACGGCAAGATGTCGATGGTAAAAATTGAAAACTAA
- a CDS encoding gliding motility-associated C-terminal domain-containing protein produces the protein MTKPTFLQYGILTLLLLLGFQLFAQTYKPFTPRENLNVRGSMLVIGNSILGKDNQDFNDLSKDNQDISMQYIDIDGDASTFSSSSANLLLQPQEDGSPTTCYRVAYAGLYWGAVLQSGDRSDINKVKFKLPGSSVYTNITGEIVYDAIGNPIVSENNEPGNTPYACYAEVTDMLAGLSGVEGTYTLANVTSSLGFNNSTGLSAGWSLVVIYEDPNLHAKSFTTYDGFSHIYDDHYEQVQVTGFTTPPAGPIDLQFAYGTLDGDRTKRATKLEINRKEVTTPFRSANKFFGSVIENYNGISHPRNPFSTNTLGYDTGFLEIKNSDPEYIKNNVSEASFTLQVARGQADPIFVFFTAFAVDIIAPDIDLTKIVLDENGNNIDGDEVIMGQRVFYEIKYQSVGNDNVTQFTIKDILPENIIFDPATDIDLSNAGGATLQSYDPATRTIIFSIPDASVEINDPSFVIRLAVRVVPNCYDLTTACSNEIKNQAFATYRGVLDPTIIEEEGSFATVECLGIPAPTNFLVNLSNCNFEKTEVLCGNSVLLKAADGYDTYSWSSSPSGPVISTDQTYTATETGTYYVTNTINSNCITIEEVFNVITYGTNLTNPIIPFADLLPICPNDGKVLPYIFLCGANDERSITTGISDAVSIIWEKLDESSCAAVTIDDCANEDDACTWNQIATGPNYTANISGQFRIVINYPGGCYSIFYFNVYQNLLQPTITAKDILCTTPGQVTVGGVPSGYEYSLEPNGPYQSSNIFPVSNPGYYKVYIRQLGVVTNPCIFQTPEVYVRQRDFTVNSTVIQPSCFGDKGTIILAANDALPQYYFSIYDGATLVNSVGPLQASDYTFENLNPGSYTVNVSTDDGCFYTEDIAIIDQPLLSVTAALTVPLTCTEGEITIYPEGGTAPYTYFINSTTVSQDIPTYIVESPGVYNITVYDYNSCSATTSITVEEIKRPEYNVTHTDLSCSDSNDGNITINVTNANGNAIMYSIDNGVSFFDSPVFSGIGAGAYEVVVQYTSGAQPCITTPTSVTINAPDPITATVTLTNPYSCISDATITVTNVSGGTAPYQYSLDGVNFQTGNSFSGLTPGSYQVTVKDANNCTYNAGTIVIDPLQPPTDLSFSQSPVTCPSNTASITIDSVTGGVSPFEYQIIAPASATTTYQTSNVFAGLAPGTYTFQVKDANDCTYIESYTIEPLPPLTVDVVLTKDLDCTTSTDAVITGNISGSFPPFVVSLIQGGGTPSITGNTFTLSTSISGNYEFQITDDRGCIIQSRIITVSDVIVVTVDVDKTDPSCDGNSNGSIKLNPLTGQAPFTYSIDGGINFVTTNVFGGLAAGTYNYVVQDNNGCSVSAAVDLEDPLPLDITIISNPIQCNPNVPGSIDVSINSGGVAPFTYTLYDNDFTQIDSNVGSNSTTHTFSGLDFQDYFVSVIDSKGCEFNSEGIRIESPPNIVLTGNSSSGTCVGGAIVDIDVITGVGPYTYSIYGQPTTAFGPTNLTTHQFTGLNHGTTYQFQVIDGGGCYSLIEVTTPSLSPLEINSIITSDVNCFGESDGSVSFTISNYGPMTTTLYYEIQDQLSNTAITPAKNGVILGLTGAPASGTISGLPAGTYTLFVRENDGSLCTVSSPFQIKPPFHPLLSVIAAVENANCNDQAQLTISTTGGTAPYEYAIGAPGFIPVSSDFNNSNVVYLDYFTQTNWDIVTRDANGCEIRINENINIDPEPVIAANLNDACVDADGNFKVEVSVETAGIPPYSYSIDGGAFQTMAAPFTITNLASGTHTFEIRDSNGCGNLVSLDIYSPVNLVSELTALPTCNDDDGEVTLTASGGSGSYTYSISPNPASVILNGNIYSGLPSGTYEIMVTDTVTLCTANVEIVLPEAPALNFTTVPSAVTCFGDDSGSFLLNLLSYSGAYSYEVTDSSNNSVTGVVLTNTSTNPENVSGLFAGTYSVLVKELESPFCTATETVIISSPFEELTLIADETSNVTCDNDRGTIVAIANGGSGGFEYELTGNTTIGYSPSGTFSGLSAGDYTVNAKDSEGCIASTNITLSEPPPIDATVMANTNTLSCSEDRNATITISNVTGGQGSNYTYTLNRISPTVSSSGPQTSPIFSGLGAGTYSVDVTDGYNCIYISTEIIISEPTPIISDLVLETTQSCLTQATLTLSATGGTGTYSYSATANFSNVLGSFSSSITFPVQAGTYTFYVKDANGCVANVSNQISVEEFPPLVVNLDTTNSSINCAGDSTGVIVATAQGGVGDYTYTLQDGSGNAISGVLQENPGVFTGLPVGTYKVNVTSGDCDETSSPVNITEPNSPLLVNFSTTNITCAGNSDGIITIEASGGSGIIKYAISPQLDQFFDDPVFDNLPSGTYQIIVQDQLGCYEIIEATIDEPDPVVITIVPNSVLPEVCDGDNNGEFSITISGGKLPYSVSLDSYDGPYTEGDVNQTEFDFTELGGGDHIVFVRDAAGCESEWNITFPESINFNPVIEVAYLCNNNSLGNTVTVTIEEDVDAADVDYSLDGGPYQSSNVFNNVAAAVGHTISVRHSNGCIQSDLSFDIEDYIPLDMELIEGEINEIVAGVTGGSGTYEYWLNGESQGTKNSFFITASGTYTVLVIDSNGCSIEKSIQMEYIDICIANYFTPNGDGIQDGWAPGCSNQYENLTFKIFDRYGRKVAELNQGEKWDGKYHGKPLPTGDYWYVVDLNFGNDDREFVGHFTLYR, from the coding sequence ATGACTAAGCCTACTTTTCTTCAATATGGTATATTAACTTTACTCCTTCTTTTGGGCTTTCAGTTATTTGCCCAAACCTATAAACCTTTTACGCCGAGGGAGAACCTTAATGTAAGAGGGAGCATGCTAGTAATTGGAAACAGTATCCTTGGTAAGGATAATCAAGATTTCAATGACCTTTCCAAAGACAACCAGGACATTTCAATGCAATATATAGACATTGATGGGGATGCTTCTACATTTAGTTCCAGTAGTGCTAATTTATTGCTGCAGCCCCAAGAAGATGGAAGCCCAACTACCTGTTATCGCGTGGCCTACGCAGGCTTATATTGGGGAGCCGTGTTGCAAAGTGGCGATAGATCAGATATTAACAAAGTCAAATTTAAATTACCTGGTAGTTCCGTTTATACCAATATAACTGGCGAAATTGTCTATGATGCAATTGGCAATCCTATCGTCTCTGAAAACAATGAACCTGGTAATACACCATACGCCTGTTATGCCGAAGTAACTGATATGTTGGCGGGATTATCGGGTGTAGAAGGAACATATACTTTAGCAAATGTTACTTCAAGTTTGGGCTTCAATAATTCTACCGGCCTCTCTGCCGGATGGTCTCTAGTTGTTATTTATGAAGATCCCAATCTACACGCTAAATCTTTTACCACCTACGACGGATTCAGTCATATTTATGACGATCACTACGAACAAGTTCAAGTCACTGGGTTTACAACTCCACCAGCCGGACCTATAGATTTACAATTCGCATATGGGACCCTGGATGGCGATAGGACTAAGAGGGCTACAAAATTGGAAATAAACCGTAAAGAGGTCACTACACCTTTTAGGTCTGCAAACAAGTTTTTTGGCTCTGTTATAGAGAACTACAACGGTATTTCACATCCAAGAAATCCATTCAGCACCAATACTTTGGGTTATGATACGGGATTTTTGGAGATTAAAAACTCCGACCCAGAATATATAAAAAATAATGTTAGCGAAGCCAGTTTTACCTTACAGGTAGCAAGGGGCCAGGCCGACCCCATCTTTGTATTTTTTACTGCTTTTGCAGTTGATATTATTGCACCGGATATTGATTTGACGAAAATTGTATTGGATGAAAACGGGAACAATATCGATGGAGACGAAGTTATTATGGGACAAAGGGTATTCTATGAGATTAAATACCAAAGTGTCGGAAATGATAATGTTACTCAATTTACTATCAAGGATATTTTACCGGAGAATATCATCTTTGATCCTGCAACCGATATAGATTTAAGCAATGCGGGGGGAGCCACCCTTCAGTCTTATGATCCTGCTACAAGGACTATTATTTTTAGTATTCCAGATGCATCAGTAGAGATTAATGATCCCAGTTTTGTAATCCGTTTAGCTGTTAGGGTAGTTCCCAATTGCTATGATTTAACTACAGCTTGCTCCAATGAAATTAAGAATCAAGCTTTTGCTACCTATCGTGGTGTCCTTGATCCAACTATTATTGAAGAAGAAGGAAGTTTTGCGACAGTTGAGTGTTTGGGAATTCCCGCTCCCACCAACTTTTTAGTAAACCTTTCTAACTGTAATTTTGAAAAAACTGAAGTCTTATGTGGTAATAGTGTTTTGCTTAAGGCCGCAGATGGATACGATACATATTCCTGGTCTAGTAGCCCTTCGGGTCCTGTTATAAGCACAGATCAGACTTACACAGCTACCGAAACTGGTACCTACTATGTAACCAATACAATTAATTCTAACTGTATTACCATCGAGGAGGTATTTAATGTTATTACTTATGGTACTAACCTAACCAATCCTATTATTCCATTTGCCGATTTGTTACCTATCTGTCCTAATGATGGCAAGGTTCTACCTTATATTTTTCTTTGTGGTGCAAATGACGAACGCTCTATAACCACAGGAATAAGTGATGCCGTTTCCATAATATGGGAAAAATTGGATGAATCGAGCTGTGCGGCGGTAACGATTGATGATTGTGCCAATGAAGATGATGCATGTACTTGGAACCAAATAGCTACAGGTCCTAATTATACAGCAAATATTTCAGGTCAATTTCGAATTGTGATCAATTATCCAGGTGGATGCTACAGCATTTTTTACTTTAATGTTTATCAAAATTTATTACAACCTACGATAACAGCAAAAGACATTTTATGTACAACGCCTGGGCAGGTAACTGTTGGCGGTGTGCCATCGGGTTATGAATATAGTTTGGAGCCAAATGGCCCATATCAATCCTCTAATATATTCCCGGTTAGCAACCCAGGTTACTATAAGGTATATATAAGACAATTAGGAGTCGTTACAAATCCTTGTATTTTTCAAACACCTGAAGTTTATGTTAGACAAAGAGATTTTACAGTAAATTCAACTGTTATTCAACCCTCCTGTTTTGGAGATAAGGGAACAATTATCCTTGCCGCTAATGATGCGCTTCCGCAATATTACTTTAGTATATATGATGGAGCGACCTTGGTAAACAGTGTAGGACCATTACAAGCAAGTGATTATACATTCGAAAATTTAAATCCTGGCAGTTATACAGTTAATGTAAGTACGGACGACGGTTGTTTTTACACGGAAGATATAGCAATTATAGATCAACCTCTGTTATCGGTAACGGCAGCACTTACAGTTCCTTTAACATGTACAGAAGGTGAAATCACCATATATCCTGAAGGAGGCACCGCACCATATACCTATTTTATAAATAGTACGACTGTTTCTCAAGATATCCCGACTTATATCGTGGAATCTCCGGGAGTATATAATATTACGGTATATGATTATAATAGTTGTAGTGCAACCACTTCAATAACTGTCGAAGAAATTAAAAGACCAGAATATAATGTAACACATACGGACTTAAGTTGTTCTGATTCTAATGATGGTAATATAACCATCAACGTTACGAATGCAAATGGTAATGCTATCATGTATAGCATTGATAATGGAGTTTCATTTTTTGATTCACCTGTATTTTCCGGTATAGGAGCTGGAGCATATGAAGTAGTAGTACAATATACCTCAGGAGCCCAACCCTGCATTACAACTCCTACTTCCGTTACAATTAATGCTCCAGATCCAATTACAGCAACTGTTACACTAACAAACCCTTATAGCTGTATCAGCGATGCAACCATAACTGTTACTAACGTATCGGGTGGAACTGCTCCATACCAATATAGTCTAGATGGAGTTAATTTTCAGACTGGGAATTCATTTTCAGGATTAACACCTGGGTCCTATCAAGTGACGGTAAAAGATGCCAATAATTGTACTTATAATGCTGGCACTATAGTTATTGACCCCTTGCAACCACCTACAGATTTAAGCTTTTCACAGTCTCCTGTTACATGTCCTAGCAATACGGCTTCAATAACTATAGATTCTGTTACTGGTGGAGTATCTCCTTTTGAATATCAAATTATCGCTCCGGCCTCGGCAACAACAACCTATCAGACTTCCAACGTCTTTGCTGGTTTAGCTCCTGGAACCTATACCTTTCAGGTAAAGGATGCAAATGATTGTACTTATATTGAATCTTACACAATAGAACCCTTGCCACCTTTAACAGTGGATGTGGTTCTTACCAAGGATTTGGATTGTACAACCTCAACTGATGCAGTAATTACCGGGAACATATCCGGTAGCTTCCCTCCTTTCGTAGTGAGTTTAATACAAGGTGGGGGCACCCCCTCTATTACTGGAAATACCTTTACCTTATCTACATCGATTTCTGGTAATTATGAGTTTCAAATAACAGATGATAGAGGCTGTATTATACAATCGAGAATAATTACAGTATCCGATGTCATTGTTGTGACCGTAGATGTCGATAAGACGGATCCAAGCTGTGATGGTAATAGCAATGGCTCGATAAAATTAAACCCATTAACTGGTCAAGCACCTTTTACTTATAGTATTGATGGTGGTATCAATTTTGTAACGACCAATGTGTTTGGTGGATTAGCAGCAGGAACTTATAATTATGTAGTTCAAGATAATAATGGCTGTAGTGTCTCAGCTGCTGTAGATTTAGAGGATCCTTTGCCGTTGGATATTACAATTATCAGTAATCCAATTCAATGTAATCCTAATGTGCCCGGAAGTATAGATGTATCAATCAACTCTGGAGGGGTGGCACCCTTTACTTATACCTTATACGATAATGATTTTACCCAGATTGATTCTAATGTTGGTAGCAATTCCACAACACATACTTTCTCTGGACTGGATTTTCAAGATTATTTCGTTTCTGTAATAGATTCAAAGGGTTGTGAATTTAATAGTGAAGGGATAAGAATTGAATCCCCACCAAATATTGTTTTGACTGGAAATTCTTCTTCTGGTACTTGTGTTGGAGGTGCGATAGTAGATATCGATGTGATTACAGGTGTTGGCCCATACACATATTCAATATATGGGCAGCCTACAACGGCGTTTGGCCCGACAAATTTAACTACCCATCAATTTACTGGGTTAAATCATGGGACCACTTATCAGTTCCAGGTTATAGACGGAGGTGGATGTTATTCTTTGATTGAAGTCACTACGCCAAGCTTGTCGCCACTCGAAATAAATTCCATAATCACATCTGATGTTAATTGTTTTGGAGAAAGTGATGGATCCGTAAGTTTTACGATATCCAATTATGGACCCATGACAACAACATTATATTATGAAATACAGGATCAATTATCCAATACCGCCATTACACCGGCTAAAAATGGTGTCATTTTAGGCCTTACGGGTGCTCCAGCGAGTGGAACAATATCAGGCTTACCAGCTGGAACATATACATTATTTGTTAGGGAAAATGATGGTAGCTTGTGTACGGTGTCGAGTCCATTTCAAATTAAACCTCCATTTCATCCATTATTATCTGTAATAGCCGCAGTTGAGAATGCCAATTGTAATGACCAGGCACAACTTACAATTTCAACCACAGGAGGAACTGCGCCTTATGAATATGCAATTGGAGCACCTGGTTTTATACCTGTTTCTTCTGACTTTAACAATAGTAACGTAGTGTACTTAGACTATTTTACCCAAACCAATTGGGACATCGTTACAAGAGATGCAAATGGATGTGAAATAAGAATTAATGAAAATATAAATATTGATCCAGAGCCCGTAATAGCAGCCAATTTAAACGATGCGTGCGTTGATGCCGACGGAAATTTTAAAGTTGAAGTTTCAGTAGAAACTGCAGGTATTCCTCCTTATAGCTACAGTATAGATGGAGGTGCGTTTCAAACGATGGCTGCTCCCTTTACCATAACTAATTTGGCTTCCGGGACCCATACATTTGAGATAAGAGATTCAAATGGATGTGGTAATCTGGTTAGTCTGGATATTTATTCTCCCGTTAATCTAGTCTCTGAATTAACGGCTTTGCCTACTTGTAATGACGATGATGGAGAAGTAACACTTACTGCGAGTGGTGGTTCTGGATCTTATACCTATTCTATAAGTCCTAATCCTGCTTCTGTAATTTTAAATGGTAATATATACTCGGGTCTACCTTCAGGCACGTATGAAATAATGGTAACGGACACCGTTACCCTTTGTACGGCAAACGTTGAAATTGTTTTACCCGAAGCACCAGCTTTAAATTTTACAACAGTGCCTTCTGCGGTAACTTGTTTCGGAGATGATAGTGGTTCATTCTTGTTAAACCTATTAAGCTACTCCGGAGCTTATTCCTATGAAGTCACCGATAGCTCCAATAACTCAGTAACCGGAGTTGTCTTAACCAATACATCGACAAATCCTGAAAATGTTTCAGGCTTGTTTGCAGGAACTTATTCGGTATTGGTTAAAGAATTGGAAAGTCCATTTTGTACAGCCACAGAAACTGTAATTATATCATCCCCTTTTGAAGAATTAACACTTATTGCAGATGAAACTTCTAATGTTACTTGTGATAATGATAGAGGAACTATTGTAGCAATCGCAAACGGTGGTTCAGGAGGATTTGAATACGAATTAACCGGAAACACTACTATTGGATATTCACCCAGCGGTACCTTCAGCGGATTATCGGCAGGTGATTATACTGTAAATGCAAAAGATTCTGAAGGATGTATAGCTTCGACCAATATTACATTATCAGAGCCACCTCCTATAGATGCCACGGTTATGGCCAATACAAACACATTGAGCTGTTCTGAAGATAGGAATGCAACAATTACAATAAGCAATGTTACTGGAGGACAAGGCAGTAATTATACCTATACCTTAAACAGAATATCGCCCACAGTGAGTTCTTCAGGCCCACAAACCTCACCTATATTTTCAGGATTAGGAGCAGGTACTTATAGTGTAGATGTTACTGATGGGTACAATTGTATATATATATCAACAGAAATTATCATTAGCGAACCAACTCCTATAATATCAGATTTGGTTTTAGAAACGACACAATCTTGTTTAACTCAGGCAACATTAACACTGAGCGCTACTGGAGGAACTGGTACCTACAGCTATAGTGCCACAGCCAACTTCAGTAATGTCTTGGGATCATTTAGCAGTTCAATAACATTTCCTGTACAAGCCGGCACCTATACATTTTATGTAAAGGATGCCAATGGCTGTGTTGCCAATGTGTCAAATCAAATAAGTGTTGAAGAATTTCCTCCATTGGTAGTTAATCTAGATACCACCAATTCGTCAATTAATTGTGCCGGAGACAGTACTGGTGTTATTGTAGCCACAGCTCAGGGAGGAGTTGGTGATTATACTTATACGCTACAGGATGGGTCAGGTAATGCTATTTCCGGAGTGCTTCAAGAGAATCCTGGAGTTTTTACAGGGCTACCTGTAGGAACCTATAAAGTAAATGTAACCAGTGGTGATTGCGACGAAACATCAAGTCCAGTAAATATCACAGAACCCAATTCGCCTTTATTGGTCAATTTTTCCACTACCAATATAACATGTGCAGGGAATAGCGACGGAATTATAACCATAGAAGCAAGTGGAGGATCCGGTATAATAAAATACGCTATATCACCTCAACTCGATCAATTTTTTGATGATCCCGTATTTGATAACCTTCCATCTGGAACTTATCAGATCATTGTACAGGACCAATTAGGTTGTTATGAAATTATTGAAGCTACTATTGATGAGCCGGATCCTGTTGTGATCACAATTGTTCCAAACTCTGTTTTACCAGAAGTTTGCGACGGTGATAATAATGGAGAATTTAGTATCACTATTTCAGGTGGAAAACTTCCATACAGTGTGAGCTTAGATTCTTACGATGGACCTTATACCGAAGGCGATGTAAATCAAACAGAATTCGATTTTACAGAACTGGGCGGTGGAGACCACATCGTTTTTGTTAGGGATGCCGCAGGCTGTGAATCGGAATGGAACATCACTTTCCCCGAATCTATAAATTTCAATCCAGTAATCGAGGTGGCCTATTTATGTAACAATAATTCCTTAGGTAATACTGTCACGGTCACCATAGAAGAGGATGTAGATGCTGCCGATGTAGATTATTCATTAGATGGCGGACCTTATCAATCTAGCAACGTCTTTAATAATGTAGCTGCAGCTGTCGGTCATACTATTTCGGTAAGACATTCCAATGGTTGTATACAATCTGATTTAAGCTTCGATATTGAAGATTACATTCCTCTAGATATGGAATTGATTGAAGGTGAAATAAACGAAATAGTTGCAGGAGTAACTGGAGGAAGCGGAACTTATGAATATTGGTTAAATGGCGAGTCCCAAGGAACCAAAAATTCATTTTTCATAACTGCATCTGGTACCTATACTGTATTAGTGATAGATAGCAACGGATGTTCTATTGAGAAATCAATCCAGATGGAATATATCGACATATGTATTGCAAATTACTTTACGCCAAACGGAGATGGCATACAAGATGGTTGGGCACCTGGTTGCTCAAATCAATATGAAAATCTTACGTTCAAAATCTTTGACCGATATGGTCGCA